In Cervus elaphus chromosome 7, mCerEla1.1, whole genome shotgun sequence, the following proteins share a genomic window:
- the NFKBIL1 gene encoding NF-kappa-B inhibitor-like protein 1 isoform X2, with amino-acid sequence MASTSRRQRRERRFRRYLSAGRLVRAQALLQRHPGLDVDAGQPPPLHRACARHDAPALCLLLRLGADPAHQDRHGDTALHAAARQGPDAYTDFFLPLLSRCPSAMGIKNKDGETPGQILGWGPPWDSAEEEEEDEASKEREWRQKLQGELEDEWQEVIGRFEDDASHETQEPESFSAWSDRMAREHAQKRQQQQRETEGACRPPRAEGSGHSWRQQEEEQRLFRERARAKEEELRESRARRAQEALGDRAPEPARAGPRAEHPRGAGRGRLWRFGDVPWPCPGGGDPEAMAAALVARGPPLEEQGALRRYLRVQQVRWHPDRFLQRFRSQIETWELGRVMGAVTALSQALNRHAEALK; translated from the exons ATGGCCTCCACTTCCCGTCGCCAACGCCGAGAGCGTCGCTTCCGTCGCTATTTGTCTGCAGGACGGCTGGTCCGGGCCCAAGCCCTCCTCCAGCGACACCCGGGCCTTGATGTAGATGCTGGGCAGCCCCCACCTCTGCACCGGGCCTGCGCCCGCCACGATGCCCCTGCCCTGTGCCTGCTGCTTCGGCTTGGGGCTGACCCTGCCCACCAGGACCGCCACGGGGACACGGCGCTGCATGCCGCTGCCCGTCAGGGCCCTGATG CCTACACGGATTTCTTCCTGCCACTGCTGAGTCGCTGTCCCTCTGCCATGGGAATAAAGAATAAGGATGGGGAGACCCCAGGGCAGATTCTGGGCTGGGGACCCCCCTGGGATTctgctgaggaggaggaggaagatgaggcCTCTAAGGAACGGGAATGGAGACAGAAGCTTCAGGGAGAGCTGGAGGATGAGTGGCAGGAGGTCATCGGGAGATTTGAAG ATGATGCTTCCCATGAGACCCAGGAACCCGAGTCCTTCTCAGCCTGGTCAGATCGCATGGCTCGGGAACATGCCCAGAAgcgccagcagcagcagcgtgagACAGAGGGAGCCTGCCGACCCCCACGGGCTGAGGGCTCCGGGCACAGCTGGCggcagcaggaggaggagcagcGGCTCTTCCGAGAGCGAGCCCGGGCCAAGGAGGAAGAACTGCGTGAGAGCCGAGCCAGGAGGGCGCAGGAGGCGCTCGGGGATCGAGCTCCGGAGCCAGCCAGAGCCGGGCCCCGGGCAGAGCACCCCAGAGGCGCAGGGCGGGGCAGACTCTGGCGCTTTGGTGATGTGCCTtggccctgccctgggggaggggacccAGAAGCCATGGCTGCAGCACTGGTGGCCAGGGGCCCCCCCTTGGAGGAACAGGGGGCTCTGAGGAGGTACTTGAGGGTCCAGCAGGTCCGCTGGCACCCTGACCGCTTCCTGCAGCGATTCCGAAGCCAGATTGAGACCTGGGAGCTGGGCCGAGTGATGGGAGCCGTGACAGCCCTTTCTCAGGCCCTGAATCGCCACGCAGAAGCCCTCAAGTGA
- the NFKBIL1 gene encoding NF-kappa-B inhibitor-like protein 1 isoform X1 has translation MSNPSPQVPEGEASTSVCRPKSSMASTSRRQRRERRFRRYLSAGRLVRAQALLQRHPGLDVDAGQPPPLHRACARHDAPALCLLLRLGADPAHQDRHGDTALHAAARQGPDAYTDFFLPLLSRCPSAMGIKNKDGETPGQILGWGPPWDSAEEEEEDEASKEREWRQKLQGELEDEWQEVIGRFEDDASHETQEPESFSAWSDRMAREHAQKRQQQQRETEGACRPPRAEGSGHSWRQQEEEQRLFRERARAKEEELRESRARRAQEALGDRAPEPARAGPRAEHPRGAGRGRLWRFGDVPWPCPGGGDPEAMAAALVARGPPLEEQGALRRYLRVQQVRWHPDRFLQRFRSQIETWELGRVMGAVTALSQALNRHAEALK, from the exons ATGAGTAACCCCTCCCCCCAAGTCCCAGAGGGAGAAGCCTCTACATCTGTCTGCCGG CCCAAGAGTTCCATGGCCTCCACTTCCCGTCGCCAACGCCGAGAGCGTCGCTTCCGTCGCTATTTGTCTGCAGGACGGCTGGTCCGGGCCCAAGCCCTCCTCCAGCGACACCCGGGCCTTGATGTAGATGCTGGGCAGCCCCCACCTCTGCACCGGGCCTGCGCCCGCCACGATGCCCCTGCCCTGTGCCTGCTGCTTCGGCTTGGGGCTGACCCTGCCCACCAGGACCGCCACGGGGACACGGCGCTGCATGCCGCTGCCCGTCAGGGCCCTGATG CCTACACGGATTTCTTCCTGCCACTGCTGAGTCGCTGTCCCTCTGCCATGGGAATAAAGAATAAGGATGGGGAGACCCCAGGGCAGATTCTGGGCTGGGGACCCCCCTGGGATTctgctgaggaggaggaggaagatgaggcCTCTAAGGAACGGGAATGGAGACAGAAGCTTCAGGGAGAGCTGGAGGATGAGTGGCAGGAGGTCATCGGGAGATTTGAAG ATGATGCTTCCCATGAGACCCAGGAACCCGAGTCCTTCTCAGCCTGGTCAGATCGCATGGCTCGGGAACATGCCCAGAAgcgccagcagcagcagcgtgagACAGAGGGAGCCTGCCGACCCCCACGGGCTGAGGGCTCCGGGCACAGCTGGCggcagcaggaggaggagcagcGGCTCTTCCGAGAGCGAGCCCGGGCCAAGGAGGAAGAACTGCGTGAGAGCCGAGCCAGGAGGGCGCAGGAGGCGCTCGGGGATCGAGCTCCGGAGCCAGCCAGAGCCGGGCCCCGGGCAGAGCACCCCAGAGGCGCAGGGCGGGGCAGACTCTGGCGCTTTGGTGATGTGCCTtggccctgccctgggggaggggacccAGAAGCCATGGCTGCAGCACTGGTGGCCAGGGGCCCCCCCTTGGAGGAACAGGGGGCTCTGAGGAGGTACTTGAGGGTCCAGCAGGTCCGCTGGCACCCTGACCGCTTCCTGCAGCGATTCCGAAGCCAGATTGAGACCTGGGAGCTGGGCCGAGTGATGGGAGCCGTGACAGCCCTTTCTCAGGCCCTGAATCGCCACGCAGAAGCCCTCAAGTGA
- the ATP6V1G2 gene encoding V-type proton ATPase subunit G 2 isoform X1, whose translation MASQSQGIQQLLQAEKRAAEKVADARKRKARRLKQAKEEAQMEVDQYRREREQEFQSKQQAAMGSQGNLSAEVEQATRRQVQGMQSSQQRNRERVLAQLLGMVCDVRPQVHPNYRIAA comes from the exons ATGGCCAGTCAATCCCAGGGTATCCAGCAGCTCCTGCAAGCCGAGAAGCGGGCGGCTGAGAAGGTGGCAGATGCCAGAAAGA GGAAGGCCCGGCGTCTGAAGCAGGCAAAGGAAGAGGCACAAATGGAAGTGGACCAGTACcgcagagagagagagcaagaattCCAGAGCAAGCAGCAGGCA GCCATGGGCTCCCAAGGGAACTTGTCGGCTGAGGTGGAGCAGGCTACAAGGCGCCAGGTGCAGGGCATGCAGAGCTCCCAGCAGAGAAACCGCGAACGTGTCCTGGCCCAGCTTCTCGGCATGGTCTGCGACGTCAGGCCCCAGGTCCACCCCAACTACCGGATTGCTGCCTAG
- the ATP6V1G2 gene encoding V-type proton ATPase subunit G 2 isoform X2, which yields MPERSFLLPPGKARRLKQAKEEAQMEVDQYRREREQEFQSKQQAAMGSQGNLSAEVEQATRRQVQGMQSSQQRNRERVLAQLLGMVCDVRPQVHPNYRIAA from the exons ATGCCAGAAAGA tcctttcttctgcctccagGGAAGGCCCGGCGTCTGAAGCAGGCAAAGGAAGAGGCACAAATGGAAGTGGACCAGTACcgcagagagagagagcaagaattCCAGAGCAAGCAGCAGGCA GCCATGGGCTCCCAAGGGAACTTGTCGGCTGAGGTGGAGCAGGCTACAAGGCGCCAGGTGCAGGGCATGCAGAGCTCCCAGCAGAGAAACCGCGAACGTGTCCTGGCCCAGCTTCTCGGCATGGTCTGCGACGTCAGGCCCCAGGTCCACCCCAACTACCGGATTGCTGCCTAG